From Solwaraspora sp. WMMD1047, the proteins below share one genomic window:
- a CDS encoding proteasome protein, translating to MTVVLAVVCSDGVVIGADSQITESDRGLSFPAQKLYPLGPCAAWGGSGARGVLNDLRPLLDDSAAAILEAPDIGDELQERVLPIFKKHYENYIPEVPGEGDGGGVSAYLLAAGYSQGAPWIVEINPNGLIGRYEDVGFHAIGSGAPMAQQAGALLSHFRMTTRTVEYGVVGVVRVLEALDRTSPSVGGPFSVACIREEGAHHLDEKEITKARKDAQRWRDLEQKALDRLFD from the coding sequence ATGACCGTCGTGCTCGCCGTTGTCTGCAGCGACGGGGTGGTGATCGGCGCGGACTCCCAGATCACCGAGAGCGACCGCGGTCTGAGCTTCCCCGCCCAGAAGCTGTACCCGCTGGGCCCCTGCGCCGCCTGGGGCGGCAGCGGCGCGCGGGGGGTACTCAACGACCTGCGCCCCCTCCTTGACGACTCGGCCGCGGCCATCCTCGAAGCACCCGACATCGGCGACGAGTTGCAGGAACGCGTCCTGCCCATCTTCAAGAAGCACTACGAGAACTACATCCCGGAGGTGCCCGGCGAGGGCGACGGCGGCGGGGTGTCGGCGTACCTGCTCGCGGCCGGCTACAGCCAGGGTGCGCCGTGGATCGTGGAGATCAACCCCAACGGGCTCATCGGCCGTTACGAGGACGTGGGCTTCCACGCCATCGGCTCCGGCGCGCCAATGGCCCAGCAGGCCGGCGCGCTGCTGTCCCACTTCCGGATGACCACCCGGACCGTCGAGTACGGCGTGGTCGGCGTGGTGCGGGTGCTGGAGGCGCTGGATCGGACCTCGCCGTCGGTCGGCGGGCCGTTCAGCGTCGCGTGCATCCGCGAGGAGGGCGCCCACCACCTCGACGAGAAGGAGATCACCAAGGCGCGCAAGGACGCCCAGCGCTGGCGCGACCTCGAACAGAAAGCGCTCGACCGGCTGTTCGACTGA
- a CDS encoding DUF397 domain-containing protein: MSTAPNWHKSTRSNGTGGGCVEVADNLLDRVLVRDTKDRDGGTLSFTPTAWQTFVSACRADDDNATA, encoded by the coding sequence ATGAGCACCGCCCCGAACTGGCACAAGTCAACCCGGAGCAACGGAACCGGCGGGGGATGTGTGGAGGTGGCCGACAACCTCCTCGACCGCGTGCTGGTCCGTGACACCAAGGACCGCGACGGTGGCACCCTGAGCTTCACCCCGACTGCATGGCAGACCTTCGTGTCCGCCTGCCGCGCCGACGACGACAACGCGACGGCGTAG
- the gatB gene encoding Asp-tRNA(Asn)/Glu-tRNA(Gln) amidotransferase subunit GatB gives MSTIVLPSYDEVVERYEPVIGLETHVELGTNTKMFCGCPTDFGGEPNTRVCPVCLGLPGTLPVANRAAIEATIRIGLALNCSIAGWCRFARKNYFYPDMPKNFQISQYDEPLCVDGFLDVEVVGESGETELVRIGIERVHLEEDTGKTLHVGGATGRIHGATESLVDYNRAGIPLVEIVTKPVPGTGALAPAVARAYVTELRDVLRSLGVSDVRMEEGSLRCDVNTSLSPVGATEWGTRTETKNVNSLRSVERAVRSEMLRQAAVLYGGGHIIQETRHFQEDTGDTRPGRSKETATDYRYFPEPDLVPLAPDPAWVAELKAGLPELPRDHRRRLQEQWGLSDLDMQSVLNAGAVELIERTVAAGATPAAARKWWLGELSRRANETGVELAAVGATPEQVAALQRLVDEGKLNDKLARVVLEGVVAGEGDPAEVMAARGLEVVSDTGALTAAVDEAIAANPAIADKIRDGKVAAAGALVGAVMKSTRGQADAKAVRELILARLGVTG, from the coding sequence ATGAGCACGATCGTCCTTCCCTCGTACGACGAGGTCGTCGAGCGCTACGAGCCGGTGATCGGCCTGGAGACCCACGTCGAACTGGGCACGAACACGAAGATGTTCTGCGGCTGCCCGACCGACTTCGGCGGCGAGCCGAACACCCGGGTCTGCCCGGTCTGCCTCGGGCTGCCCGGCACGCTGCCGGTGGCGAACCGGGCCGCGATCGAGGCGACCATCCGGATCGGCCTCGCGCTGAACTGCTCCATCGCCGGATGGTGCCGGTTCGCGCGGAAGAACTACTTCTACCCCGACATGCCGAAGAACTTCCAGATCAGCCAGTACGACGAGCCGCTCTGCGTCGACGGCTTCCTGGACGTGGAGGTGGTCGGCGAGTCGGGCGAGACCGAGCTGGTGCGGATCGGCATCGAGCGGGTGCACCTGGAGGAGGACACCGGCAAGACGCTGCACGTCGGCGGCGCGACCGGCCGGATCCACGGCGCCACCGAATCACTCGTCGACTACAACCGGGCCGGCATCCCGCTGGTGGAGATCGTCACCAAGCCGGTGCCCGGCACCGGCGCGCTCGCCCCGGCGGTGGCCCGCGCCTACGTCACCGAGCTGCGCGACGTGCTCCGCTCGCTCGGCGTCTCCGACGTCCGGATGGAGGAGGGCTCGCTGCGCTGCGACGTCAACACGTCGCTGTCGCCGGTGGGCGCCACCGAGTGGGGCACCCGGACCGAGACCAAGAACGTCAACTCGCTGCGCTCGGTCGAGCGGGCGGTCCGCTCCGAAATGCTGCGGCAGGCCGCCGTCCTCTACGGCGGGGGCCACATCATCCAGGAGACCCGGCACTTCCAGGAGGACACCGGCGACACCAGGCCGGGCCGGTCCAAGGAGACCGCCACCGACTACCGCTACTTCCCCGAGCCGGACCTGGTGCCGCTGGCGCCGGACCCGGCCTGGGTGGCCGAGCTGAAGGCCGGCCTGCCGGAGCTGCCCCGGGACCACCGCCGCCGGCTGCAGGAGCAGTGGGGGCTGTCGGACCTGGACATGCAGTCGGTGCTCAACGCCGGCGCGGTCGAGCTGATCGAGCGGACCGTGGCCGCCGGCGCCACCCCGGCCGCCGCCCGGAAGTGGTGGCTGGGTGAACTCTCCCGGCGGGCCAACGAGACCGGGGTCGAGCTGGCCGCCGTCGGCGCCACCCCGGAGCAGGTCGCCGCCCTGCAGCGGCTCGTCGACGAGGGCAAGCTCAACGACAAGCTCGCCCGGGTGGTGCTCGAAGGGGTGGTCGCCGGGGAGGGCGACCCGGCCGAGGTGATGGCCGCCCGGGGCCTGGAGGTGGTCTCGGACACCGGCGCGCTGACCGCCGCCGTGGACGAGGCGATCGCCGCCAACCCGGCGATCGCCGACAAGATCCGCGACGGCAAGGTGGCCGCGGCGGGCGCCCTGGTCGGCGCGGTCATGAAGAGCACCCGGGGCCAGGCCGACGCCAAGGCCGTCCGGGAACTCATCCTGGCCCGCCTCGGCGTCACCGGCTGA
- a CDS encoding metallophosphoesterase has product MDRQHDGRPDRTTTRRWVLDRLRRLGAPDGPLRRDGGGAPRLGGALRRGGARVVGSPAVRRLGLALAVLVVSVSGVVIGVLIGGHTQSDIGPFRAEMAITPSVAGGTTVSIPPLGALQLDSHHGPAHLSVKLGALDQRRTEALIGDPASIARASQTAVQDVTNGVIRLGMRTVAASVLATLLLAALTFRDVRRVAWSGGLAVAITAGSIGAAAATIRPQSIQEPRYEGLLVNAPAIVGDARRIANDYNKYAEQLRRMVGNVSQLYTTVSTLPVFEPAEGTTRALHVSDLHLNPTAWQVMRTVVEQFDIDVVIDTGDMTDWGSEPEASFVGSIGLLQVPYVFIRGNHDSAATTEAVAAQPNAIVLDNSITTAGGLTIAGIADPRFTPDKATSPAGPDATQETANQLLLTGATLASTIRNADRPVDIALVHDPASAEPLTGACPLVLAGHTHNRQVRTLPELPGAIPTELMVQGSTGGAGLRGLEGEEPLPLALSVLYFDEERQLQAYDDIQVGGTGEAQVSLERHLVRQPEPEPTGSATPSGSPAATPNGSPAPSPTG; this is encoded by the coding sequence ATGGACAGGCAGCACGACGGGCGGCCGGACCGCACCACGACCCGGCGGTGGGTGCTCGACCGGCTGCGCCGGCTCGGCGCCCCCGACGGCCCGCTGCGGCGCGACGGTGGCGGCGCGCCGCGGCTCGGCGGCGCGTTGCGGCGCGGTGGTGCCCGGGTGGTGGGTTCGCCCGCCGTCCGACGGCTGGGGCTCGCCCTGGCCGTACTCGTGGTCTCCGTGTCGGGTGTGGTGATCGGTGTCCTGATCGGTGGCCACACCCAGTCCGACATCGGCCCGTTCCGGGCGGAGATGGCGATCACCCCGTCGGTCGCCGGCGGCACGACGGTGAGCATCCCGCCGCTGGGCGCACTCCAACTCGACAGCCACCACGGCCCGGCCCACCTCTCCGTCAAACTGGGCGCGCTCGACCAGCGGCGGACCGAGGCGCTGATCGGCGACCCGGCGAGCATCGCGCGGGCCAGCCAGACGGCGGTCCAGGACGTCACGAACGGGGTGATCCGGCTCGGCATGCGTACGGTGGCCGCCTCGGTGCTGGCCACCCTGCTGCTGGCCGCCCTGACCTTCCGGGACGTCCGCCGGGTGGCCTGGTCGGGCGGGCTGGCGGTGGCGATCACCGCGGGCAGCATCGGGGCGGCCGCGGCGACCATCCGACCGCAGTCGATCCAGGAACCGCGCTACGAGGGGCTGCTGGTCAACGCCCCGGCGATCGTCGGCGACGCCCGGCGCATCGCCAACGACTACAACAAGTACGCCGAGCAGCTCCGGCGGATGGTCGGCAACGTCAGCCAGCTCTACACCACGGTCTCCACGCTACCGGTGTTCGAGCCGGCCGAGGGGACCACCCGGGCGTTGCACGTCTCCGACCTGCACCTGAATCCGACCGCCTGGCAGGTGATGCGGACCGTGGTCGAGCAGTTCGACATCGACGTGGTGATCGACACCGGGGACATGACCGACTGGGGCAGCGAGCCGGAGGCGTCCTTCGTCGGCTCGATCGGGCTGCTGCAGGTGCCCTACGTCTTCATCCGGGGCAACCACGACTCGGCCGCCACCACCGAGGCGGTGGCCGCCCAGCCGAACGCGATCGTGCTGGACAACTCGATCACCACGGCCGGCGGGCTGACCATCGCCGGCATCGCCGACCCGCGGTTCACCCCGGACAAGGCGACCTCCCCGGCCGGCCCTGACGCCACCCAGGAGACCGCAAACCAGTTGCTGCTCACCGGCGCGACCCTGGCCAGCACGATCCGCAACGCGGACCGACCGGTGGACATCGCGCTGGTGCACGATCCCGCCTCCGCGGAACCGCTCACCGGCGCCTGCCCGCTCGTGCTGGCCGGGCACACCCACAACCGGCAGGTCCGCACGCTGCCGGAGCTGCCCGGCGCGATCCCGACCGAACTGATGGTGCAGGGCTCCACCGGCGGCGCCGGGCTGCGCGGCCTGGAGGGCGAGGAACCGCTGCCGCTGGCGCTGTCGGTGCTCTACTTCGACGAGGAGCGCCAACTGCAGGCGTACGACGACATCCAGGTCGGCGGCACCGGGGAGGCCCAGGTCAGCCTGGAGCGGCACCTGGTGCGGCAGCCCGAGCCGGAACCCACCGGCTCGGCCACCCCGTCCGGCAGCCCGGCCGCCACGCCGAACGGCAGTCCAGCCCCGTCGCCGACCGGCTGA
- a CDS encoding PQQ-dependent sugar dehydrogenase, with product MRARQPYPRSRRRRAALALCGAALLVTTGCSFGEPEPDPAGEPPTFPTPSVSPTQGGVDQQVAVSVLAKGLRVPWGIAFLPDGAALVTERDTARILRVGPESGPDGLTVTPVQTLDEVDASGEGGLLGIAVSPDYERDETVFVYYSTRTDNRIARLTLGGEPTPIVTGIPRAGIHNGGGLAFGPDGHLYASTGDASREANSQDVKSLGGKILRMTPSGAPTPDNPFPKSLVWSLGHRNVQGIAWDANQRMFATEFGQNTWDEVNLIEPGANYGWPEVEGRAETGAQRERFAEPLVVWPTSESSCSGAAVVDRLLAVACLRGERLWLVEPTAAGGVLGQPRALLTGEYGRLRGATLAPDGSLWVSTSNHDQSGDPGPDDDRIIRLVFSGGGAGRS from the coding sequence ATGAGAGCCCGCCAGCCGTACCCCCGCTCCCGCCGTCGCCGGGCGGCGCTCGCGCTCTGCGGCGCGGCGCTCCTGGTGACCACCGGCTGCAGCTTCGGCGAACCGGAGCCCGACCCCGCCGGCGAGCCACCCACCTTCCCCACCCCCTCCGTCTCCCCCACCCAGGGCGGCGTCGATCAGCAGGTGGCGGTCTCCGTGCTGGCCAAGGGGTTGCGGGTGCCGTGGGGGATCGCGTTCCTGCCGGACGGGGCGGCGCTGGTGACCGAGCGGGACACCGCCCGAATCCTGCGGGTGGGTCCGGAATCCGGGCCCGACGGGCTCACCGTCACCCCGGTGCAGACCCTCGACGAGGTCGACGCGAGCGGCGAGGGTGGCCTGCTGGGCATCGCGGTCTCGCCGGACTACGAGCGGGACGAGACCGTCTTCGTCTACTACTCCACCCGCACCGACAACCGGATCGCCAGGCTCACCCTCGGCGGGGAGCCGACCCCGATCGTCACCGGCATCCCCCGCGCGGGCATCCACAACGGCGGTGGCCTCGCCTTCGGCCCGGACGGGCACCTCTACGCGAGCACCGGCGACGCCTCGCGGGAGGCCAACTCGCAGGACGTCAAGAGTCTGGGCGGCAAGATCCTGCGGATGACCCCCAGCGGCGCACCGACACCGGACAACCCGTTTCCGAAGTCGCTGGTCTGGTCGCTGGGACACCGCAACGTGCAGGGCATCGCCTGGGACGCCAACCAGCGGATGTTCGCCACCGAGTTCGGCCAGAACACCTGGGACGAGGTGAACCTCATCGAGCCCGGCGCCAACTACGGCTGGCCGGAGGTGGAGGGCCGGGCCGAGACCGGCGCCCAGCGGGAGCGGTTCGCCGAGCCCCTGGTGGTCTGGCCGACGAGCGAATCGTCCTGTTCCGGCGCCGCCGTGGTGGACCGGCTGCTGGCCGTGGCCTGCCTACGCGGCGAACGCCTCTGGCTGGTGGAGCCGACCGCGGCCGGCGGAGTGCTCGGCCAACCGCGGGCACTGCTCACCGGCGAGTACGGTCGGTTGCGGGGCGCCACGCTGGCGCCGGACGGCTCACTCTGGGTCTCCACCTCCAACCATGACCAGAGCGGCGACCCCGGTCCGGACGACGACCGGATCATCCGGCTGGTGTTCTCCGGCGGTGGCGCCGGCCGGAGCTGA
- a CDS encoding 2-hydroxyacid dehydrogenase: MKVWIPHEQGRELIGTVPDGVVVEVAPGPDELPSDPAGVRFWVPPFLAQADAVRAAARLSDLRVVQLLSAGADAWVGKLPDSVTLCDARGVHDSPTAEWVVAAILSHLRSFPTFARAQPRHEWTYSRVAPTDELAGKRILIIGAGSIGAALRSRLAPFEVELTMAARTARPAEGVHGVSELPELLPAADIVVLLVPLTEQTRGMVDAEFLAAMPDGALLVNAARGPVVRTDDLLAELATGRISAAADVTDPEPLPAGHPLWELPNFLLTPHVGGSVRGLLPRAYRLAGEQLRRYAAGQPLINEVVDGY; the protein is encoded by the coding sequence GTGAAGGTCTGGATCCCCCACGAGCAGGGCCGCGAGCTGATCGGCACGGTCCCGGACGGGGTCGTCGTCGAGGTCGCACCCGGTCCCGACGAGCTGCCGTCCGACCCGGCCGGGGTGCGGTTCTGGGTGCCGCCCTTCCTGGCCCAGGCGGACGCGGTCCGGGCGGCGGCGCGCCTGTCCGATCTGCGGGTGGTGCAGCTGCTCTCGGCGGGCGCCGACGCCTGGGTGGGGAAGCTGCCCGACTCGGTCACCCTCTGCGACGCGCGCGGCGTACACGATTCGCCGACCGCGGAGTGGGTGGTCGCGGCGATCCTGTCCCACCTGCGGTCGTTCCCCACCTTCGCCCGTGCCCAGCCCCGGCACGAGTGGACCTACTCCCGGGTCGCGCCCACCGACGAGCTGGCCGGCAAGCGGATCCTGATCATCGGCGCCGGCTCGATCGGGGCGGCGTTGCGGTCCCGGCTGGCGCCGTTCGAGGTCGAGTTGACGATGGCCGCCCGGACCGCCCGGCCGGCCGAGGGCGTACATGGGGTGTCGGAGTTGCCGGAGTTGCTGCCGGCGGCGGACATCGTGGTGTTGCTGGTGCCGCTGACCGAGCAGACCCGGGGCATGGTCGACGCCGAGTTCCTGGCCGCGATGCCGGACGGCGCGTTGCTGGTGAACGCCGCCCGGGGGCCGGTGGTGCGCACCGACGACCTGCTCGCCGAGCTGGCCACCGGCCGGATCTCGGCGGCGGCGGACGTCACCGACCCGGAGCCACTGCCGGCCGGCCACCCGCTCTGGGAGCTGCCGAACTTTCTGCTCACTCCGCACGTCGGCGGCTCGGTACGCGGCCTGCTGCCGCGCGCCTACCGGCTGGCCGGCGAGCAGCTGCGCCGGTACGCGGCGGGCCAGCCGCTGATCAACGAGGTGGTGGACGGCTACTGA
- a CDS encoding EAL domain-containing protein, with translation MPVAQHLRAGTRRHQVRGPELVAASTALLILLGAAGGGLPPYPAAAVAVGLTTAVVTTRLVRLALRLHAGHGFGPCRGAGFLAMGVLASGGTLTAVTLAPPAARTQVAVTGLVVAIALFLLGMLLLPGTASTVSIRLRRGFDGLSLGISLAFSAWVIPPAGRMPPVALVAGLLAAGALSIITITALRAAAHRRAALFCGAGAGTGVVGLAVLTMMLAYQAPPAAVLLPAGALVLGPVLAGFGARRADPVHRPTDRELPETHVSAYPLLTVPAVVATLAAVYRLVTVGEFDRTSIVLGLAVIPTLVVREVLAVFDIRRYARRLVSQEAHFRSLVSGANDLTLVVGDDLLVRWQSPAAARLFGLSDAEVLGRPFADLMHPDDGPDVTAVLTDVLTGRQLSTGRPPLVTARLADGHGAWRETESTVSDQRSVPEVGALVVHVRDVGERRRLERTLHHLSFTDQLTGLANRRELMRAIVTQRGVPGHTGAVLVVDLHGMAGVNDVHGREVGDTVLIEVGRRLQDVAGCDDVVARLGGDEFALVTVDGPVLAYGLGTRLLTVLTEPYQLPGAVVTLGVSIGLADLSGGDGVDDVLRRADLARRRARQLGRNRVEWYDAYLAEQLDRRMDLERELPGAVKRGELDLVYQPVLGLHDQQPVGTEAFLRWRSPALGTVLPAELLPVADDLGLLDELGRWVIQTACRQLAIWSHGGRRLWMAVNVSPGELCADDFLSAVSAALTAYQLAPDRLVVEVAEPRVAAELPPVVSQLAELRALGVRTALDDFGTGQASLAQLRRMPVDFLKVDRGLVVDRSAWRGQSRPLIDVVVSLGRRLGVEIIAEGLESVEQVDQARTAGCRFGQGNALSRPAPAERVEAYLEEFPAPSR, from the coding sequence ATGCCCGTGGCGCAACACCTGCGCGCTGGAACCCGCCGACATCAGGTCCGCGGACCGGAACTCGTCGCCGCCTCGACGGCGCTGCTCATCCTGCTCGGCGCGGCGGGCGGCGGACTTCCGCCGTACCCCGCGGCGGCCGTCGCGGTCGGGCTGACCACCGCGGTGGTCACCACCCGGCTGGTCCGGCTCGCCCTGCGGCTGCACGCCGGACACGGCTTCGGCCCCTGTCGTGGGGCCGGTTTCCTGGCCATGGGGGTGCTCGCCAGCGGCGGCACGCTGACCGCCGTGACGCTCGCCCCGCCGGCCGCCCGGACCCAGGTGGCGGTCACCGGCCTGGTCGTCGCCATCGCCCTGTTCCTGCTCGGCATGCTGTTGCTGCCCGGCACGGCAAGCACGGTGTCGATCCGGCTGCGGCGCGGCTTCGACGGGCTGAGTCTCGGCATCAGCCTGGCCTTCTCCGCCTGGGTCATCCCGCCCGCCGGCCGGATGCCACCGGTGGCCCTGGTGGCCGGGCTGCTCGCCGCCGGCGCGCTGTCGATCATCACGATCACCGCCCTGCGGGCGGCCGCGCACCGCCGGGCGGCGCTGTTCTGCGGGGCCGGCGCGGGTACCGGGGTGGTCGGGCTCGCCGTGCTGACCATGATGCTGGCCTACCAGGCACCGCCGGCGGCGGTGCTGCTGCCGGCCGGGGCGTTGGTGCTCGGTCCGGTGCTGGCCGGGTTCGGGGCCCGGCGGGCCGATCCGGTGCACCGGCCGACGGACCGTGAGCTACCCGAGACGCATGTGTCGGCGTACCCGTTGCTCACCGTGCCGGCCGTGGTGGCGACGCTGGCCGCGGTCTACCGGCTGGTCACCGTCGGGGAGTTCGACCGGACGTCGATCGTGCTGGGGCTGGCGGTCATCCCGACCCTGGTGGTCCGGGAGGTGCTCGCCGTCTTCGACATCCGGCGGTACGCCCGCCGGTTGGTCAGCCAGGAGGCGCACTTCCGGTCGCTGGTCTCGGGCGCCAACGACCTGACCCTGGTGGTCGGCGACGACCTGCTGGTCCGCTGGCAGTCGCCGGCCGCGGCCCGGCTGTTCGGACTCTCCGACGCCGAGGTCCTCGGGCGCCCGTTCGCGGACCTGATGCACCCCGACGACGGACCCGACGTGACCGCCGTGCTCACCGACGTGCTCACCGGCCGGCAGCTGTCCACCGGGCGTCCGCCGCTGGTCACCGCGCGGCTCGCGGACGGCCACGGCGCCTGGCGGGAGACCGAGTCCACGGTCAGCGACCAGCGTTCGGTGCCGGAGGTGGGGGCGCTCGTGGTGCACGTCCGCGACGTCGGCGAACGCCGCCGGCTGGAACGCACCCTGCACCACCTCTCCTTCACCGACCAGCTCACCGGGCTGGCCAACCGGCGTGAGCTGATGCGGGCGATCGTCACCCAGCGCGGGGTGCCGGGGCACACCGGCGCGGTGCTCGTGGTCGACCTGCACGGGATGGCCGGGGTCAACGACGTGCACGGCCGCGAGGTCGGCGACACCGTCCTGATCGAGGTCGGCCGGCGGTTGCAGGACGTGGCGGGCTGCGACGACGTGGTGGCCCGGCTCGGTGGCGACGAGTTCGCACTGGTCACCGTGGACGGTCCGGTGCTGGCGTACGGGCTGGGCACCCGGCTGCTGACGGTGCTCACCGAGCCGTACCAGCTGCCCGGGGCCGTGGTGACGCTGGGGGTGAGCATCGGGCTGGCCGACCTCTCCGGTGGCGACGGCGTCGACGACGTGCTGCGCCGGGCCGACCTCGCCCGGCGCCGGGCCCGCCAGCTCGGCCGCAATCGGGTGGAGTGGTATGACGCCTACCTGGCGGAGCAGCTCGACCGCCGGATGGATCTGGAACGCGAGCTGCCCGGCGCGGTCAAGCGCGGCGAGCTGGATCTGGTCTACCAGCCGGTGCTCGGGCTGCACGACCAGCAGCCGGTGGGGACCGAGGCGTTCCTGCGCTGGCGCAGCCCGGCGCTCGGCACGGTCCTGCCGGCCGAGCTGCTGCCGGTCGCCGACGACCTAGGGCTCCTCGACGAGCTGGGTCGTTGGGTGATCCAGACGGCCTGCCGGCAGCTCGCGATCTGGTCGCACGGCGGGCGGCGGCTCTGGATGGCGGTGAACGTCTCGCCGGGAGAGCTCTGCGCCGACGACTTCCTGTCGGCCGTCTCGGCCGCCCTGACCGCGTACCAGCTCGCTCCGGACCGGTTGGTGGTGGAGGTCGCCGAGCCGCGGGTGGCCGCCGAGCTGCCGCCGGTGGTCAGCCAGCTCGCCGAGCTGCGCGCGTTGGGCGTCCGGACCGCGCTCGACGACTTCGGCACCGGTCAGGCGTCGCTGGCGCAGCTGCGCCGGATGCCGGTGGACTTCCTGAAGGTCGATCGTGGACTGGTGGTCGATCGGAGCGCCTGGCGGGGACAGAGCCGACCGCTCATCGACGTGGTGGTCAGCCTCGGCCGCCGGCTCGGCGTGGAGATCATCGCCGAGGGGCTGGAATCGGTCGAGCAGGTCGACCAGGCCCGTACCGCCGGCTGCCGGTTCGGCCAGGGCAACGCGCTGTCCCGGCCGGCCCCGGCGGAGCGGGTGGAGGCGTATCTGGAGGAGTTCCCGGCCCCCTCGCGGTGA
- a CDS encoding LacI family DNA-binding transcriptional regulator, whose product MKRPTIADVAQRAGVSKGAVSYALNGQPGVSEATRQRIIAIAREMGFNPSSAARALSGASANAVGLALCRPARTLGIEPFFMELISGLEGELSARSYGLMLQVVSDQETEIAVYRRWWGERRVDGVFVCDLRIDDRRVSALKELALPAVVIGGPGHTGGLASVWSDDAGAIVEVVEYLAALGHRRIARVGGLNGLLHTETRSEAFEAACRRLGLDQCVTVPSDFTGEDGARATRRLLSSGRRPTAAIYDNDVMAIAGLAVAQEMGLAVPGDLSIVAWDDSPLCKLVHPPLTALSRDIPAYGAHAARLLLAAIEGQPIGAAQDQTAHLTPRGSTAPPRRA is encoded by the coding sequence TTGAAAAGGCCCACCATCGCGGACGTCGCCCAGCGCGCCGGCGTCTCCAAGGGCGCGGTCTCGTACGCCCTGAACGGCCAGCCCGGCGTCTCGGAGGCGACCCGGCAGCGCATCATCGCGATCGCCCGGGAGATGGGCTTCAACCCCAGCAGCGCCGCCCGGGCGCTCTCCGGCGCCAGCGCCAACGCGGTCGGCCTGGCGCTGTGCCGGCCGGCCCGCACCCTCGGCATCGAGCCGTTCTTCATGGAGCTGATCAGCGGCCTGGAGGGGGAACTCTCCGCCCGGTCGTACGGGCTGATGCTGCAGGTGGTCAGCGACCAGGAGACCGAGATCGCGGTCTACCGGCGGTGGTGGGGCGAGCGGCGGGTGGACGGGGTGTTCGTCTGCGACCTGCGCATCGACGACCGGCGGGTGTCGGCGCTCAAGGAGCTGGCCCTGCCCGCCGTGGTGATCGGCGGTCCCGGGCACACCGGCGGGCTGGCCAGCGTCTGGTCGGACGACGCGGGCGCGATCGTCGAGGTGGTGGAGTACCTCGCCGCGCTGGGCCACCGGCGGATCGCCCGGGTCGGCGGCCTCAACGGCCTGCTGCACACCGAGACCAGGTCCGAGGCGTTCGAGGCGGCCTGCCGGCGGCTGGGGCTCGACCAGTGCGTCACCGTGCCGTCGGACTTCACCGGCGAGGACGGCGCCCGGGCCACCCGGCGCCTGCTCAGCTCCGGCCGGCGGCCGACCGCGGCGATCTACGACAACGACGTGATGGCGATCGCGGGGCTGGCCGTGGCCCAGGAGATGGGCCTCGCCGTGCCGGGCGATCTGTCCATCGTGGCCTGGGACGACTCCCCGCTGTGCAAGCTGGTGCACCCGCCGCTCACCGCCCTCAGCCGCGACATCCCGGCCTACGGCGCGCACGCCGCCCGGCTGCTGCTGGCCGCGATCGAGGGCCAGCCGATCGGGGCGGCCCAGGACCAGACCGCACACCTGACCCCGCGGGGCAGCACCGCGCCGCCCCGCCGGGCCTGA